Proteins from a genomic interval of Paenibacillus sp. RC334:
- a CDS encoding aldo/keto reductase, with translation MAEQVRIGKTDLYVKQIGLGANKVGGHNLFSGLNDETGKEVVRTALDNGINFLDTAFIYGPEHSERLIGEVLKERGKREEAVIATKGAHKFVNGEVVVDNSPAFLRESVESSLKRLQTDYIDLFYIHFPDEATPKAEAVGELKKLKDEGKIKAIGVSNFSIEQLKDANSDGYVDVLQSEYNLLQREAEKELLPYTKANGISFVPYFPLASGLLGGKYTKDTTFTDNRAKSPLFQGEAFARNLDKVEQVRQIANALNAEVAHVVLAWYLTRDSIDALIPGAKGPEQVLANLKTLDVQLSQADIEKIDRIF, from the coding sequence TTGGCAGAGCAAGTGCGTATTGGCAAAACAGATCTATATGTAAAGCAAATCGGTTTGGGTGCAAATAAGGTGGGAGGACATAATCTTTTTTCCGGTTTGAACGATGAAACGGGCAAAGAAGTCGTTCGCACAGCTTTGGACAACGGCATCAATTTTCTGGATACGGCTTTTATTTATGGACCTGAGCACTCAGAGCGGTTGATCGGTGAGGTGCTGAAGGAGCGCGGTAAACGTGAGGAAGCTGTCATTGCGACCAAGGGGGCACACAAATTTGTGAACGGAGAGGTTGTTGTTGACAACTCGCCTGCTTTTTTACGTGAATCCGTCGAATCCAGTCTGAAAAGATTGCAGACCGATTATATTGATCTTTTTTATATCCATTTCCCGGATGAAGCTACGCCGAAGGCAGAGGCTGTCGGAGAATTGAAGAAGCTCAAGGACGAAGGCAAAATCAAGGCCATAGGCGTATCTAACTTTTCCATTGAACAACTTAAGGATGCGAATAGTGACGGCTATGTAGATGTGCTTCAATCCGAATATAATTTGCTCCAACGGGAAGCGGAAAAGGAACTGCTGCCTTACACCAAGGCCAATGGCATTTCGTTTGTGCCTTATTTCCCGCTGGCTTCCGGATTGCTGGGCGGTAAGTATACGAAAGACACAACCTTCACAGACAACAGAGCGAAAAGTCCATTATTCCAGGGAGAGGCATTTGCTCGTAATTTGGACAAAGTGGAGCAGGTACGGCAGATTGCCAATGCGTTGAATGCAGAGGTCGCTCATGTTGTGCTCGCATGGTATCTGACCCGCGATTCGATTGATGCCCTCATTCCAGGGGCGAAGGGGCCGGAGCAGGTTCTGGCGAATCTGAAAACGCTGGATGTTCAACTGAGCCAGGCGGATATTGAAAAGATTGACCGTATTTTTTAA
- a CDS encoding M23 family metallopeptidase: MPYPKRTVRAVRLLPLLLCATTLTMACPLPAQALAKPLQTSSQSIQQAHVATPNSQSSLYTFRLALYRSVEALTGIPWYRLAAIDQYERTLTIAHPKDRKHAERVTGIFVTAPVWSGLMNPDPEDRHPRSISFFSGLGQDGSGDGIANRDDDRDLLFSIASYLGKYGSTEDEFSIAVWEYYHNSRAVQRVQQFAKLYRTYGKLELGKQAFPLPLGSIYSYRSTWGSRRSWGGYRIHEGTDLFAGYGVPVRSTCYGVVEMKGWNPFGGWRIGIRDLSNRYHYYAHLSGFDKTVHNGDIVKPGQIVGWVGSSGYGKPGTQGKFPPHLHYGIYRDNGWMDWSFDPYPLLRQWEQTERKALKTSKVKGTST, from the coding sequence GTGCCTTACCCTAAACGTACAGTCCGCGCTGTTCGCCTGTTGCCGCTGCTGTTATGTGCTACTACATTAACAATGGCCTGTCCGCTTCCTGCTCAGGCCTTGGCCAAACCTTTACAAACATCATCCCAAAGCATTCAGCAAGCACATGTGGCTACTCCAAATTCCCAGTCATCATTGTATACGTTCAGGCTTGCTCTATATCGTTCCGTCGAAGCCTTGACAGGGATTCCCTGGTACAGGCTGGCCGCTATCGACCAGTATGAACGTACGCTTACGATTGCGCATCCCAAGGATCGCAAGCATGCGGAGCGAGTCACAGGTATCTTTGTCACCGCCCCCGTCTGGTCGGGTCTGATGAACCCTGATCCCGAGGATCGGCATCCACGTTCCATTTCTTTTTTTTCCGGATTGGGACAGGACGGTTCGGGTGACGGAATTGCTAACCGTGATGATGACAGGGACTTGCTGTTCAGCATCGCCTCTTATCTCGGTAAATATGGAAGCACAGAGGATGAGTTTTCCATTGCGGTATGGGAATATTACCACAACAGCCGTGCCGTTCAAAGGGTACAGCAGTTTGCCAAGCTGTATCGGACATATGGAAAGCTGGAGCTTGGCAAACAAGCCTTCCCGCTTCCCTTGGGCAGCATTTATAGCTATCGCAGCACTTGGGGCAGTCGTCGGAGCTGGGGCGGTTACCGCATTCATGAAGGAACAGACCTATTCGCTGGCTATGGCGTTCCGGTTCGCAGTACCTGCTACGGCGTAGTGGAAATGAAAGGCTGGAATCCATTCGGTGGATGGCGAATCGGGATTCGGGATCTCAGCAACCGCTATCACTACTATGCGCACCTCTCTGGCTTTGACAAGACCGTTCACAACGGGGACATTGTCAAGCCAGGTCAGATTGTCGGCTGGGTCGGAAGCTCGGGTTACGGCAAGCCCGGTACCCAGGGTAAATTCCCGCCACATCTGCACTACGGCATATACCGGGACAACGGTTGGATGGACTGGTCCTTTGACCCGTATCCGTTATTAAGACAATGGGAGCAAACGGAGCGTAAAGCGCTCAAAACCAGTAAAGTAAAAGGGACCTCCACATAA
- the yunB gene encoding sporulation protein YunB — protein MKRRPHWHSRPNRRRQGRRRVWLIVGLILLVGIVQIASYVEQHLKPPMMHLAKVRVKQMATEAINSAITAQVEQGETADKLIEWRTDAQGKTSGFVLNYAEHMRITSDTLKAVKATMDSMSHFDESVPIGQALGSPLLAAYGPKVPLKVEPHGAIKVDLNTRQQDAGINMILVEVYIRITTEVSVVIPFEMQPQIVETEIPVSYLLVVGNVPMYYYDNQGKPVGKNGAIAPNLALPPHSIERGAADSGIESVPQMQQDEPTTSSPTP, from the coding sequence ATGAAGAGAAGACCGCATTGGCATAGCCGGCCCAACAGAAGAAGACAAGGCAGACGCAGAGTATGGCTCATTGTGGGGCTGATACTGCTGGTAGGAATCGTACAGATTGCCTCTTATGTGGAGCAGCATTTGAAACCGCCTATGATGCATTTGGCAAAAGTGCGGGTCAAGCAAATGGCGACGGAGGCCATTAATTCAGCGATTACTGCGCAGGTGGAGCAGGGGGAGACCGCTGATAAACTGATCGAATGGAGAACGGATGCGCAAGGGAAAACCTCCGGCTTTGTTCTGAATTATGCGGAGCATATGAGAATTACTTCGGATACGCTCAAGGCAGTCAAGGCAACGATGGACAGCATGAGCCATTTTGATGAGAGCGTTCCAATCGGTCAGGCATTGGGTAGTCCGCTGTTGGCAGCCTATGGCCCGAAGGTTCCACTCAAGGTGGAGCCGCATGGAGCAATCAAGGTAGATTTAAATACACGTCAGCAGGATGCGGGCATCAACATGATTTTGGTGGAGGTGTATATTCGGATTACGACGGAGGTGTCCGTCGTGATTCCTTTTGAAATGCAGCCTCAGATTGTGGAGACGGAAATTCCGGTGTCTTATTTGCTCGTGGTGGGCAATGTCCCGATGTACTACTATGATAATCAGGGTAAGCCCGTTGGTAAAAATGGAGCCATCGCCCCTAATTTGGCGCTGCCACCCCATTCGATAGAGAGAGGCGCTGCGGATTCCGGCATAGAGAGTGTTCCACAGATGCAGCAAGACGAACCCACCACTTCATCTCCAACGCCATAA
- the lipA gene encoding lipoyl synthase, protein MSRKVKEAKPDWIRIKLTTGDNYQEIKSMMRSKTLHTVCEEARCPNIYECWANRTATFMILGDICTRACRFCAVNTGMPTELDLQEPERVAEAAENMNLKHCVVTSVARDDLKDGGATIFAETVRAIRRRLPFCSVEVLIPDFMGDIESLRIVMDAKPDILNHNIETVERMSDKVRAKAKYRRSLELLQRAKQLNPSIPTKSSIMLGVGEEWDEILQTMDDLRKVDCDIMTIGQYLQPSEKHLYVQKYYPPEDFAKLKEEGLQRGFSHVESGPLVRSSYQAHEQVKSAAQHKEEGALSQA, encoded by the coding sequence TTGTCTAGAAAAGTGAAGGAAGCCAAGCCCGACTGGATTCGTATTAAACTCACGACAGGCGATAACTATCAGGAAATCAAGAGCATGATGCGTTCCAAGACATTACATACCGTATGTGAGGAGGCGCGATGCCCTAATATATATGAATGCTGGGCCAACAGGACAGCTACATTTATGATTTTGGGTGATATTTGTACGCGTGCGTGCCGTTTTTGCGCAGTGAATACGGGAATGCCTACGGAACTGGACTTACAGGAGCCTGAACGCGTCGCGGAAGCGGCTGAAAACATGAACTTGAAACACTGTGTCGTAACCAGTGTGGCCCGCGATGATTTGAAGGATGGGGGAGCCACTATATTTGCAGAAACGGTGCGGGCGATTCGTCGTCGTTTGCCTTTTTGCAGCGTAGAAGTGTTGATTCCCGATTTTATGGGCGATATCGAATCGCTGCGTATTGTCATGGATGCCAAGCCAGATATTTTGAATCATAATATTGAAACGGTGGAGCGGATGTCCGATAAAGTTCGGGCCAAGGCCAAATACCGTCGCTCCCTGGAGCTTCTTCAACGTGCAAAGCAATTAAATCCGTCCATCCCTACCAAATCCAGTATCATGCTGGGTGTGGGAGAAGAGTGGGACGAGATCTTACAAACCATGGATGATCTGCGTAAAGTCGATTGCGATATTATGACAATTGGACAATATTTGCAGCCATCCGAGAAACATTTGTATGTGCAAAAATATTACCCACCGGAAGATTTTGCGAAGTTAAAGGAAGAGGGATTACAACGGGGGTTCAGCCACGTCGAATCTGGTCCGTTGGTCCGCAGCTCCTACCAAGCGCATGAGCAGGTGAAATCTGCCGCTCAGCATAAGGAAGAAGGCGCCCTTTCGCAGGCTTGA
- a CDS encoding sugar ABC transporter substrate-binding protein translates to MLKRKLWIVCMCLIVGLMSACSSNESSSKPVDLQGHEQVTLTYASWGSTNEKKVQQEIAKKFTEKYPWIKINYMHIPGDYVTKLTTMFAANQAPDVFPIYKAQALQWAEQGKLYNLNEFLKEDKELTKESLIPNSVIYWDKDKVAGIKVTEEAFALYYNKDLFDKAGVALPPVKTEEAWTWEQFLETAQKLTIDKAGNNALSPNFDASNIKQYGVRFDTWMWHLLVPSNNASVISDKGDSLNLENPDVIEAVQKMADLINVYHVAPSPTQSKNIPSPAVALQSKRVAMDLDGQWVQLDLGESKVNFGVGVLPKLKSSKTILFGEPEVISAKTKHPEEAWMFYKFLLDAESGLDMHSSGLWMPVMKKWYTEPDLISKWADVKPGHADGYRDAVMNQTLHNGVNSYDYYLKNSEKINAIINPALDQVWLGKKTVEQAFKEVSAKANAEFKGTYPKE, encoded by the coding sequence ATGTTAAAACGAAAGTTATGGATCGTCTGCATGTGCTTGATCGTTGGGCTTATGTCAGCCTGTAGTTCAAATGAGAGCAGCAGCAAGCCAGTAGATTTGCAGGGTCACGAGCAAGTGACACTGACTTATGCCAGTTGGGGGAGCACCAATGAAAAGAAAGTTCAACAGGAAATCGCCAAAAAATTCACAGAGAAATATCCGTGGATCAAAATCAACTATATGCATATCCCCGGGGACTACGTTACCAAATTAACGACGATGTTTGCTGCCAATCAGGCACCCGATGTATTTCCCATTTATAAAGCACAGGCTCTGCAATGGGCCGAACAAGGCAAACTATATAATTTAAATGAATTTTTGAAGGAGGATAAGGAGCTAACGAAGGAAAGTCTCATTCCTAATTCAGTCATCTATTGGGATAAGGACAAAGTGGCAGGGATCAAGGTAACTGAGGAAGCCTTCGCGCTCTATTACAATAAAGATTTGTTTGATAAGGCTGGTGTTGCTTTGCCGCCAGTAAAGACTGAGGAGGCTTGGACATGGGAGCAGTTTTTAGAGACCGCACAAAAGCTCACCATTGATAAAGCGGGAAATAATGCGCTCAGTCCCAATTTCGATGCAAGTAACATTAAACAGTATGGAGTTCGGTTTGACACATGGATGTGGCATCTGCTTGTGCCTTCCAATAACGCAAGTGTCATTTCAGACAAAGGGGACTCGCTTAATCTTGAGAATCCTGATGTGATTGAAGCTGTTCAGAAGATGGCTGATCTGATCAACGTTTATCATGTGGCACCGTCGCCGACGCAGTCCAAAAATATACCTTCCCCAGCCGTAGCACTGCAAAGTAAACGTGTAGCGATGGATCTGGATGGGCAGTGGGTTCAACTGGATCTTGGAGAATCGAAGGTGAATTTCGGTGTAGGCGTGTTACCTAAACTGAAAAGCAGCAAAACGATCCTGTTTGGCGAACCGGAAGTGATTTCTGCCAAAACCAAACATCCTGAAGAAGCATGGATGTTTTATAAATTCTTGCTGGATGCTGAAAGCGGACTTGACATGCATTCTAGCGGATTGTGGATGCCTGTCATGAAAAAATGGTACACCGAACCAGACTTGATTAGCAAATGGGCGGATGTTAAACCAGGTCATGCGGATGGGTACCGTGATGCTGTCATGAACCAAACGCTGCATAACGGTGTCAATTCTTACGACTATTATCTGAAAAACTCGGAAAAAATCAATGCTATCATTAACCCGGCGTTGGATCAGGTATGGCTAGGCAAGAAAACGGTGGAGCAAGCATTCAAGGAGGTTTCCGCAAAGGCTAACGCGGAATTTAAGGGTACGTATCCGAAAGAATAG
- a CDS encoding carbohydrate ABC transporter permease, with product MKKRGWSWSRVLLYTVLIVGSLFCMFPFYWLVRSSMMDLSQIFLIPPKWIPEPFVFENFLQPFEELSFGRYFVNTFIVVAGTLAGVLLSSTISAYSFARMRWKGRDKVFAVLLSSMMLPFAVTLIPSFIGWQALGMVNSYVPLVLPSFFGGGVFNIFLLRQFYMTLPRELDEAVFVDGGNHFTIFTRIILPLSRSAILVIGLFTFLNTWNDFMGPLVYLNDESKFTLAIGLQQFQGIYSAQWGVLMAASLIVVLPAIILFAIGQKYFMEGIALTGIKG from the coding sequence ATGAAAAAACGTGGTTGGAGCTGGAGCAGGGTGTTGCTATACACAGTTCTCATTGTGGGCTCACTTTTTTGCATGTTTCCTTTTTACTGGCTGGTGCGAAGCTCCATGATGGATTTAAGCCAAATTTTCCTGATCCCGCCAAAATGGATTCCCGAGCCTTTTGTATTCGAGAATTTTTTACAGCCGTTTGAAGAATTATCGTTTGGGCGCTATTTTGTGAATACGTTTATCGTCGTTGCAGGGACTTTGGCGGGTGTACTTCTGTCGAGTACGATTTCTGCTTATAGCTTTGCACGAATGAGATGGAAGGGAAGGGATAAGGTATTTGCCGTGCTATTAAGCAGCATGATGCTGCCGTTTGCGGTTACGCTAATACCGTCTTTTATTGGTTGGCAGGCATTAGGCATGGTCAATTCGTACGTTCCACTGGTGTTACCTTCGTTTTTTGGTGGAGGCGTTTTTAATATCTTTTTGCTCAGACAATTTTACATGACTCTTCCGCGAGAACTGGATGAAGCTGTATTTGTGGATGGAGGCAACCATTTTACCATCTTTACTCGCATTATTTTACCTTTGTCGAGGTCGGCAATTTTGGTTATCGGATTGTTTACGTTTTTGAATACATGGAATGATTTTATGGGACCGCTGGTTTATCTTAATGATGAGAGCAAATTTACGTTGGCGATTGGGCTACAGCAGTTTCAGGGAATATATTCGGCTCAATGGGGCGTTTTGATGGCAGCTTCTTTAATTGTTGTCTTGCCTGCTATTATTTTGTTTGCCATAGGACAGAAGTATTTTATGGAAGGGATTGCCTTAACGGGGATTAAAGGATAA
- a CDS encoding histidine kinase, whose protein sequence is MRQVKYMYQKFLDSSFRTKLMLSYFLLSGFMVLILGFVYFETSARNITTNVTDSVTSVLRSNNQLLDNKLTAIQKTVDMIPIDHDLLQTITDVDISDSSSLLRADRSITKILYRYFGNMEEVYASQIMTRNYAYGSTNRMYIPVQPFYSSPLATTAVEAEGATKWIPAYSYADTFHQQDLKRGSYEFSSLFAVVKQLHLTAIDDAGTFHTLPEGKEKPILILNFRPDLLKGGFEDYAARSGFAHLSYGMIHDKNGMVISSDLQQQEGEPVADWLKDAITSEQGMKMVNVKGQTILLVYEAMKTTGWVSYIAIPMEDVLEHLSTIRTYTLFFLGFMMLIAVILAYLLSVYISKPITDMKQAMKVMEKGHFDIRIPERGYDELGDLVIRFNQMNEKIKDLIEENYKSRLRAKESELMALNLQLNPHFLYNTLTTMYWIALEHKQQGLGQMIISLAEMLQITTRNKNDTWSLETDLNWLEKYIYIMQNRFEDKFTVEYDIDPVLLQMEVPKLFLQPFVENSIIHGFAEMESGGRIRITAWIEKQLVCFKVEDNGLGIQEDHIRRIQAGEIRSTGIKNVDRRVRLLYGMEYGVTLHSPAGKGTFVLIRIGEIHRSNQMTPIQ, encoded by the coding sequence ATGCGCCAAGTTAAATATATGTATCAAAAATTTTTGGACAGTAGCTTTCGTACGAAATTGATGCTGTCCTATTTTTTGTTGTCTGGTTTTATGGTTTTGATCCTGGGTTTTGTTTACTTCGAAACGAGCGCACGGAATATTACTACAAACGTAACAGATAGCGTTACAAGCGTTCTGCGTAGTAATAACCAGCTGCTGGATAACAAGCTAACTGCTATTCAAAAAACCGTAGATATGATTCCGATCGACCATGACCTTCTTCAGACCATTACGGACGTGGATATTTCGGATTCTTCATCGCTTTTACGAGCTGATCGCAGCATTACGAAAATTTTGTACAGATACTTTGGCAATATGGAGGAAGTATACGCTTCCCAGATTATGACGCGAAATTATGCATACGGAAGCACCAATCGGATGTATATTCCCGTTCAGCCGTTTTATTCTTCTCCCTTGGCGACAACGGCGGTGGAAGCAGAGGGGGCTACCAAGTGGATTCCCGCCTATTCGTATGCCGATACATTTCATCAGCAGGATTTAAAACGAGGCTCCTATGAGTTTAGTTCTTTATTTGCTGTGGTGAAGCAGCTTCACTTGACTGCAATAGATGATGCGGGAACCTTCCACACGCTTCCGGAGGGAAAGGAAAAGCCAATACTTATATTGAATTTCCGTCCTGACTTGTTAAAAGGGGGTTTTGAAGATTACGCAGCCCGTAGCGGATTTGCACATCTATCCTACGGTATGATTCATGATAAAAACGGGATGGTCATTAGTTCAGACCTACAGCAACAAGAGGGAGAGCCCGTGGCGGATTGGCTTAAGGATGCCATTACTTCGGAACAAGGGATGAAAATGGTAAACGTTAAGGGTCAAACTATCCTACTTGTTTACGAAGCGATGAAGACAACAGGCTGGGTATCTTATATAGCTATTCCCATGGAAGATGTATTGGAACATCTGTCGACGATTCGCACCTACACGTTGTTTTTTTTAGGCTTTATGATGCTCATTGCCGTTATCCTTGCTTATTTACTGTCTGTATACATCAGCAAGCCCATCACGGATATGAAACAGGCGATGAAAGTGATGGAGAAGGGGCATTTTGATATTCGAATTCCTGAACGAGGCTATGATGAACTAGGGGATCTGGTGATCCGATTTAATCAAATGAATGAAAAAATTAAAGATTTAATCGAGGAAAATTACAAATCACGCCTGCGAGCCAAAGAGTCGGAGTTAATGGCACTTAATCTACAGCTTAATCCTCATTTTTTGTATAACACCTTAACGACCATGTATTGGATTGCATTAGAACATAAACAGCAAGGATTAGGGCAGATGATCATTAGTCTGGCGGAAATGCTGCAAATTACGACCCGAAACAAAAACGACACATGGAGCTTGGAGACAGATCTGAATTGGCTGGAAAAATACATTTATATTATGCAGAATCGCTTTGAGGACAAGTTTACGGTGGAATATGATATTGATCCGGTTTTGCTTCAGATGGAAGTTCCCAAACTTTTTTTACAGCCTTTCGTGGAGAATTCAATTATTCACGGCTTCGCCGAAATGGAATCAGGTGGTCGGATTAGGATCACAGCCTGGATCGAGAAGCAATTGGTGTGTTTTAAAGTCGAGGATAATGGATTAGGAATTCAAGAAGATCATATACGCCGAATTCAAGCTGGAGAAATCCGTTCAACGGGCATTAAAAATGTAGACAGAAGAGTACGGCTGTTATATGGGATGGAATATGGGGTTACGCTCCACTCGCCAGCAGGCAAGGGGACATTTGTCCTGATTCGAATCGGAGAAATTCATAGATCTAATCAAATGACACCAATCCAATGA